In the genome of bacterium, the window CTGGCCATTTCTTTATATGGATGGCGGCCGCGCCTTGAGTGATGATCTCACGCAATATACCTTTGATGAACCACCTGGCGTCTCCGGCCTGAGCCAACTGCGGGACCTGGTCCATACCTACCGGGTGTCTTTACCGGAGAGTGGTGGTCTGAAAACAACCGACCTCTGGCAGGCCTTTGCCAAGCAGAGACGGATTGCCTGCGCTCCCTGGGGTATTTGGGCCATCCCTGCCCTAAGGTTTGATGAGGCCCAAAAAGCGAAGGGATTAACGGAGGAGGATTTCTTTGACTTCACGGTGGTCGGTTATCCTATGGGCAAGAGCGGCCAACCTTTAACTTTCATTGGGGTAAGTGGGTTCATTGTCTTTAAACAGCCTGACCCTGCCAGGCGAGATATGTGCATAGAACTGGCTAAATCTCTTACCAGCGGTCAGAACCAGAAGGCTCTGGCTGCTTATGGGGTCTTTCCTACCCGCGTCTCAGCCGGGAATATTTATCCGGACGATCCCTATATGACTAAGGCGGCTAAAATCCTTCAGGATGGCCTAACTGTTCCGGCTCATCCTGATTGGGGTAAGATGGATGAGGTCATTCAGCGGCAGATCCAATTGGCTGTTTTGGGTGAAAAAAGTGCGGCTGCCGCCCTGACTGATGCCGGAGTAGAGGTTGAAGCTATCCTGTCTCAAAGGCTAAAGACCACTGCCGACTTGAAGGGCATTGGAGTCGGGGAAAAGGCGGGAAACTACCTCTATCTTTTTCTATTTCTGGCTGGAGCCTTGATACTCTGGTTAGGACTGAAGATGAGGGGCATAAAGGAATCCACCCGCTTTGCCTACCTAGCTATTTCCCCGGCGATGCTTATCTTTGCCGTTTTCCTGGCCTTTCCGGTCGGTCGGGCCTTTTTATTGGCCTTTCAGGAATACGAAATCGGCGGCCCTATCCTGGGGAATTGGGTCGGCGCCGACAACTTTCGGGCCTTAGCTAAAAATGAGGTCTTCTGGAAATCCCTGAAGAATACCCTGGTCTACACGGCCTTTACGGTCCCGATAAATGTCCTGATTGCCCTTATTCTGGCTAGCCTCATTCATCCCTTATCCGACCGCATGCGGACCTTTTTCCGGGCGGCCTATTATCTCCCCCATGTCACCTCAGTAGTGGTCATCTCCATGGTCTGGCGCTGGCTTTTTGATTACAACTACGGTCTCTTAAACCAGGTCCTTACCGGCCTGGGCCTTGAAGGCCTTCACTGGCTGACTGATGTTCACCTGGCCATGGGCAGCATCATTGGCTCCAGCCTGCTTTACACCCCTGGCGGCCCGATTATTATCTATCTGGCGGCTCTGGCGGCCATGCCTTCTTCCCTTCACGAAGCAGCCCTGATGGACGGGGCCGGGCCAATCCGCCGCTGGTGGCACATCACCCTCCCCCTGCTTCGACCCACTACCCTGTTTTTGTTAGTCACTACTTCCATCGCCTCCTTTCAGGTCTTTGCCCAGGTGCTCATTCTAACTGATGGCGGCCCTGGCTATGCCACTTCTGTCTTAGTTCACCGCATCTACACCACCGCCTTTAGAGACTTTGACTTCGGCCTCGCCTCAGCTATGGCCTTGATTCTTTTTGTAGTCATTATGACTATCTCTGCCATCCAATTTAAGATTTTCAGGAAAAAATGGGAGTAACTATTCAGCCACGGATTAACCCGGATTAGCACGGATAAAATAGAATGAGTTTAAAATAGGGAAAAATAACAGAGGACATTATCGGGAGGAGCATTTGAAGTTTACAATTTGGAAGAGAAAGAGTTGAATTTAAACGATTCATATTATTAAAAAAAATCAGTGTTTCATCCGTGTAAATCTGTGGCTGAATAGTTACTCGTGAACAAAGATTAGAGGGAAATCGAGGATCGAGCATCGAACATCGAGCATCGAGGATTATCGGGTGGCGGCGGGAGGCAGCGCTATGAAATACCTGGCGAATTTAATTTTCTTTGTCCTGATTTTACTCGCTGGCTGTGGAGAAAAGAAAGAGCCGCCCATTAAAATATTTGACCTTAAAAAGACTAATATTCAACAGAAGGTTATCCCAACTGGTGAACCGATTCCCTGGGATGAGTTAATTCATACCCTACCTTCCCCTTTGGAGGGATTTATAGAAAAATGGCAGCGGGAGGGAAGAACATTCAGTTCTAAGACGTGGAAGGTCTCAGAAGTTAAGGCAGGTTATACCTCCCCTGAGACCCCCCTCATTGAAGTAAAAATTACTGACTTTGCCTATATTTCTTCTTATCCTCTTTATAAAAACTGGCTTGAATTCAGAAAATCTGAAGAAAACTTTTCCGCTGGTTACCGGCTGGCCACGTGGATCAGGAATCATCCCGCTATTGAGGAATATTATTATCAAGGAGGCAAGGGCAGCTTAACCTTTATGATCGGTAAAAGATTCGCCGTCGAAATTAGAGGCGAGGGGATGAAAGCTCCGGCTATACTCTCCAAGTTCGCTAAGCAGATAGATATTGAGCAGTTAACTAAATGGGCTAAATCATTAGACAGTAGTCAGTCGAAATGAAGAAAACCACCCTCTTCCTTTTACTATCCCCCTGGCTTATTACCTTCAGTCTCTTCTGGGCCTATCCTATTTATCATTCCCTGATTCTGAGCTTTATGGATTATAACCCTCTTCGGCCTGA includes:
- a CDS encoding extracellular solute-binding protein; its protein translation is MKDFNLLQVSSIILLLLLFLPGCWTRDEVMTIRLWEFPRWREGDELDRFVWIKRQIAEFEASHPGVKIELTELTWDRGQDKIRIATAAGLGPDIVSGSLPVEYIEAGVIEPIDDYLALEDKKDYYPAGFSAYTYKGKHWGWPWFLTGQMLFLNLDIFKERGVEPPQGPWTYEEFAAKMKAMTFDSDGDKRVDTYGFGFTVTPGATDIWPFLYMDGGRALSDDLTQYTFDEPPGVSGLSQLRDLVHTYRVSLPESGGLKTTDLWQAFAKQRRIACAPWGIWAIPALRFDEAQKAKGLTEEDFFDFTVVGYPMGKSGQPLTFIGVSGFIVFKQPDPARRDMCIELAKSLTSGQNQKALAAYGVFPTRVSAGNIYPDDPYMTKAAKILQDGLTVPAHPDWGKMDEVIQRQIQLAVLGEKSAAAALTDAGVEVEAILSQRLKTTADLKGIGVGEKAGNYLYLFLFLAGALILWLGLKMRGIKESTRFAYLAISPAMLIFAVFLAFPVGRAFLLAFQEYEIGGPILGNWVGADNFRALAKNEVFWKSLKNTLVYTAFTVPINVLIALILASLIHPLSDRMRTFFRAAYYLPHVTSVVVISMVWRWLFDYNYGLLNQVLTGLGLEGLHWLTDVHLAMGSIIGSSLLYTPGGPIIIYLAALAAMPSSLHEAALMDGAGPIRRWWHITLPLLRPTTLFLLVTTSIASFQVFAQVLILTDGGPGYATSVLVHRIYTTAFRDFDFGLASAMALILFVVIMTISAIQFKIFRKKWE